In the Diospyros lotus cultivar Yz01 chromosome 13, ASM1463336v1, whole genome shotgun sequence genome, AATGGTACCCCACCCTCAGCTCCTCCAGCTGCATCAGCCTCCCCTTCACCCACTGCCTCTTCTCCGCCCCGCTCTTCCCTGCGTCCTGCAACACACTCGCCATCTCCCCTGCCATTTGTTGCAGCGCCGCCGTCGCCGGACTCCACATCCCCCCTTTCCTCGCCCTCTTTCTCATCATCGCCCTTTCTTCCCCTCCATCTTCGTCCTCATGGCCTCTCAACCCGCTCCCCACAGCCCCATCTTCGTCATCCTCCTCCTCGTCCTCGTCTTCCTCGTCTTCCTCGTCGTAGTCGTCTTCCTCCACTCTCCCCGAATTAGGCCCCATCGAGGCATTATGAACCGACGCATGGAAACaccgctgctgctgctgctgcgcCGCCGGCTGCTGCTGCTGAATCTGAGTCGGCTCTCCAGCCCCCTCAGTCGACGGACTGGCACCCGAAGCCCCAGCGCCGCCGGCGCAAGTGTTGTGATAAGCACACATCTCCCGGAAAAACAAGTGCTTTGAATTGAGAAGCTTTTTGACCTCTTCCTTCATTTTGGGGGACAAATGGTCCATGGAATCGAGCAAACTTTGATTCTCCACCACCCGGCAGGCCGTGCCCTTCCCGAGTATATCGTTCACTCTCTTGTACCTCTTGTTCAGATCATTGAACTTATCTTCACACTGCTGCGGAGAGACATAGAACCCTCTCTCCATCATCGCTCTAGAAACCGATTTCCACTTCCCTTTCTTCTGCAAAAAGCCCCCGCCTTTCTTCTTCGGATCGGCCGCTTCGGAGCTGGCTTCATCGCCGATGTAGTACACGACCATTATCAGCAACCTCACCATGTTATCAGTCCACTTCATTCTTTGCCATGGAGAAGCCTTCCTTTTCCCATCTCCACCACTGTCTTCATTAGTGATTCCAGGTTCATCTTCATCGCTGAGAGTCAATTGCTGGGGTTTGGCTTTCTGAGTGTTGATTGGGTAGCCTTGTTTTTGGGATTGGGAGTGGTGATCGGGCTCAGAATGGCCAAAAACCATCATTTGGGGATGTGGGCTGTGCTGCACATTAGGGTTTTGAGAAGGGATTGGCTGTGGCTGGTGGTGCAGTGACATCTCCAAGCCCAGCATTCCAGAGCCCATGGTTGAGTACATCCCACCTGGTAAACTGTTAGGTTCCATGAAAAGATTCAAAAACTAGCTGTAACTTTCTACTCTACTTAACTCCTATATGCCAATTAGAAAATGCCTAAAAACAAATC is a window encoding:
- the LOC127789266 gene encoding trihelix transcription factor DF1 isoform X1, with amino-acid sequence MEPNSLPGGMYSTMGSGMLGLEMSLHHQPQPIPSQNPNVQHSPHPQMMVFGHSEPDHHSQSQKQGYPINTQKAKPQQLTLSDEDEPGITNEDSGGDGKRKASPWQRMKWTDNMVRLLIMVVYYIGDEASSEAADPKKKGGGFLQKKGKWKSVSRAMMERGFYVSPQQCEDKFNDLNKRYKRVNDILGKGTACRVVENQSLLDSMDHLSPKMKEEVKKLLNSKHLFFREMCAYHNTCAGGAGASGASPSTEGAGEPTQIQQQQPAAQQQQQRCFHASVHNASMGPNSGRVEEDDYDEEDEEDEDEEEDDEDGAVGSGLRGHEDEDGGEERAMMRKRARKGGMWSPATAALQQMAGEMASVLQDAGKSGAEKRQWVKGRLMQLEELRVGYHYEELELEKQRLKWVKFSSKKEREMEREKLKNERMMLENERMVLLLRQKELELGDLQHQQQQGSSSKRSDPSPISG
- the LOC127789266 gene encoding trihelix transcription factor DF1 isoform X2 — encoded protein: MYSTMGSGMLGLEMSLHHQPQPIPSQNPNVQHSPHPQMMVFGHSEPDHHSQSQKQGYPINTQKAKPQQLTLSDEDEPGITNEDSGGDGKRKASPWQRMKWTDNMVRLLIMVVYYIGDEASSEAADPKKKGGGFLQKKGKWKSVSRAMMERGFYVSPQQCEDKFNDLNKRYKRVNDILGKGTACRVVENQSLLDSMDHLSPKMKEEVKKLLNSKHLFFREMCAYHNTCAGGAGASGASPSTEGAGEPTQIQQQQPAAQQQQQRCFHASVHNASMGPNSGRVEEDDYDEEDEEDEDEEEDDEDGAVGSGLRGHEDEDGGEERAMMRKRARKGGMWSPATAALQQMAGEMASVLQDAGKSGAEKRQWVKGRLMQLEELRVGYHYEELELEKQRLKWVKFSSKKEREMEREKLKNERMMLENERMVLLLRQKELELGDLQHQQQQGSSSKRSDPSPISG